The Thalassotalea sp. LPB0316 nucleotide sequence CATGCATTAGCAAAAGCCTGTGAGCTTGCCCCAAACAGCCCTCGCACCTACCTCGTAAAAGGCGTCGGTGAATACAATACACCCGCTATGTTTGGTGGTAGTAAAACCGCGGCACTATCATCACTCGATAAAGCAATTAAGCTTTTTTCTTCTGATAGCAGTGAAAATCAGTGGGGTGAAGCCGAAGCGTATGTTTGGCGAGGATTAACCCATCTAGCGCAAAACAATCAGCAGCAGGCGATAAATGACTGGCAACACGCCCTTGAGATAGCACCGAGCTACGGTTGGGCGAAAATGTTGATTAAACAAAACCAATAGAAATTTCGCCATTAAGCTGAAGCCGCACAAGCGGCTTCAGTATCCATAAACGTAAAATACAACCTGACGCTTGCAAATCGCTCAAATCAAAGTAACGTATTAAATACTAAGGAGAAAGCATGAACAATCAATTTAATATTGCACTGGCAGATGATAGAAAGCCATACTGGATTTGGGGACCTTTAGCTTTTTCTATTTTTTATTTTCTGCCACTCATTTTTAATTTTGAGGCCTTTACTCCCTTACGACTGATTGGTGTTTTTATTATCTATGGAATTTTTGTTTATTGTTACAAAACGGCAACTTGCACGCGAGGTGACCAGGCATTAAAACCCATTATCGCAATTGTTCTCCTTTCAACATTTGGTACTTATATCACCCCAGGCACGCAAGCGCTGTTTGGTTATGCCGCTTTTTTTACTGGCTTTTACTACGCCTTCAACAAAGGGATCTTAGGTCTACTCACTATCCTAGCAGCAATATTTTTCGCTGCACAATTGTTCAACTTTACCGACGTTTATTTTCTTGCGCCTGCCATTATTGTTTCAGTAGGCTTATATTTCTTCGGTCAAGCAGAGCGCCGTGATCGCATTCACAATCAAAAGGAACAAAAAAGCCAGCAACAAATCGAACAACTCGCCACTATCGCTGAGCGCGAGCGAATTGCAAGAGATTTGCATGATCTCGTTGGTCATTCGCTCTCGTCAATTGCATTAAAAGCGGAACTAGCAGAAAAATTAATGGCCAAACAAAATACTGAACAGGCTAAAATCCAAATCAATGAAGTTGCCGAGCTTTCAAGAACTACCTTAGCTGAGATTCGCCATGCAGTATCAGGCTTGAAGCAAGTTAATCTCCAAGGCCAAGTAACCAAGCTAAAGAAAGAGCTAGAATCGCAGGGCTTTACCGTTAAAGATGATATCCAAATCAAACAACTTTCACCGCAAATGGAGTCGCAATTAACCCTCATTACAACTGAGTTAATTACGAATATCTTGCGCCACAGCCAAGGTGATGAAGTAGAAATAGTCATCAAGCAAACGGATATCATCACGTTAACGATTTTTGACAATGGTAATAACGTTCACTATCAGGCAGGTAATGGCCTGACCGGCGTGTACGAGCGCTGCCAACAACTTCACACTGAACCCCAAATAACAACAAACGATGGTTTTCGCGTCACTATCGTAATTAAGGAACAATGACATGATCAAAGTACTGGTGGTTGAAGACCAAGCTATGGTTAGAGGCGCAATTTCCGCACTGTTGTCGTTAGAAGATAATATTGATGTGGTGGCGGAAGCAGAGCATGGCCAGCAAGCCAAGAAAATTTTAGCCGCTGAGCCCGTCGATATCGTCCTGACAGATATTGAAATGCCAGAAATGACAGGGATTGAGCTCGCTGAATTTATTGCTCAACATCACCCTAATATTAAAACCGTGATAATGACAACGTTTAGTAAAGTTGGCTATATCAAACGTGCCATGCAAGCTGGGGTTAAAGGCTTTATCTTAAAAGAAGCACCTTCAGATGAGCTTATTCATACCGTCAACCAAGTGTTCAATGGCCGAAAAGTGATCGATCCCGAGCTCGCTATTAGTGCACTTGATGATGCTGATCCACTAAACGACAAAGAGCGCAAAGCTCTGCGCCTTGCCAGTGAAGGGTTAAAAACCGGCGAAATTGCGGCAAAATTGTTTTTATCGGAAGGTACTGTAAGAAACTATTTATCTGAATGTATTGCTAAATTAAATGCAAGTAACCGGGTTGATGCTGCCCGTATTGCTAAGCAAAAGGGCTGGCTCTAAGTGTAGCGCCTGTGAGCCTTCTATTTGCAAACAGCTTATAAAACGCAATTTCCAACCAAAACCAACACGGAAAGACGATTTTCTCTTACCGCCTTACAGCCTTTTAGCCTTATAGTTACAAACAGCTCTTTAAAATGAGATTCCCGACAAAAACACCACGGGAAAGACGATTTTCTATTACCGCCTTACAGCCTTTTAGCCTTATAGCTACAAACAGCTGTTAAAAATGAGATTCCCGACAAAAACACCACGGGAAAGACGATTTTCTCTTACCGCCTTATCGCCATACAGCCTTACTTATCGCCTCACCACCTTACCGCTTTAACGAAAGCGCAAAGTCATACAAGGTATTCTTTTTAACCCCATAAATTTTAGCAGCTACGGCACACGCTTTTTTCGGTGGTAGCTCTTCTAACAAAATTTCTAATGCTTTCGTGATTTCAGGAGAAATACCCGTGGTGTTTTTCGGTTTACCAGCGATCATCAACACCATTTCACCTTTGAGCTGGTTTGGATCTTCACTAAGCCATTGATGCAAGTTTTCGGCACTATCGCTATAAACCGTTTCAAAGGTTTTGGTTAATTCACGAGCCATAACCACATGACGATCGCCACCGAGCACTTCGACAATATCGGCAACGGTATCAATGGCTCGCCTTGGTGCGTCATAAAACACCATAGTGCGGCTTTCATCTGCTAATTCAGCGAGTATTTTTTGGCGAGCGCCAGATTTTGATGGTAAAAAACCTTCAAATGTAAAACGATCGGTAGGTAAACCCGCGACACTTAATGCGCTAATAGCCGCACACGCGCCTGGTACAGGAACAATAACAATATCATGCTCACGCAAAAAGCTAACGATATGAAAACCAGGATCACTGATAAGTGGCGTACCGGCATCCGACACCAAGGCAATTGACTGACCAGAACGCAGTAACTCTAAAAAGTAGTCTTGGCGTTGTCTCTCATTGTGATCATGTAATGAAATCGTTTTGTTGCTTATCGCTAAATGATTGAGTAATCGCTGGGTGTGGCGAGTGTCTTCACAGGCAATCAAATCCACTTGAGATAACACGCCAATTGCGCGCTCTGTAATATCGGCTAAATTACCAATTGGCGTCGCTACAATGTATAACTGACCTGCTTCAACAAAATTTTGTGACATAATACCTTCTTCCTCGCCACAAAAGTTGTGACTACCTGCGTTGGCGTTTATTATAAACCGACTACTGTAAATACGGATATATAACTCGTGCATTTCAATTGCTTTTTTTCAAAAAATCGTCAGCTTATACTCGCCACACTGGTTGCTGTCACTATTGCAAGTTGTTCTTCCGCGCCTAAAAAAGCGCCCGAACAACCCAAAAGCGTACCAAAAGAGGAAGTAAAGCCAAAAGAAATCGTAGAAGATGCGCAATACTATTTAACAATGGCAGAGCAGTCTCTGGCCACCAATCCTGACCAAACAAGTTACTTATTAATTAATGCGGCTCAGAGCTATTTAAGCGAGGAAAAGCCGAATAATGCACTTTG carries:
- a CDS encoding sensor histidine kinase — translated: MNNQFNIALADDRKPYWIWGPLAFSIFYFLPLIFNFEAFTPLRLIGVFIIYGIFVYCYKTATCTRGDQALKPIIAIVLLSTFGTYITPGTQALFGYAAFFTGFYYAFNKGILGLLTILAAIFFAAQLFNFTDVYFLAPAIIVSVGLYFFGQAERRDRIHNQKEQKSQQQIEQLATIAERERIARDLHDLVGHSLSSIALKAELAEKLMAKQNTEQAKIQINEVAELSRTTLAEIRHAVSGLKQVNLQGQVTKLKKELESQGFTVKDDIQIKQLSPQMESQLTLITTELITNILRHSQGDEVEIVIKQTDIITLTIFDNGNNVHYQAGNGLTGVYERCQQLHTEPQITTNDGFRVTIVIKEQ
- the rsmI gene encoding 16S rRNA (cytidine(1402)-2'-O)-methyltransferase, which encodes MSQNFVEAGQLYIVATPIGNLADITERAIGVLSQVDLIACEDTRHTQRLLNHLAISNKTISLHDHNERQRQDYFLELLRSGQSIALVSDAGTPLISDPGFHIVSFLREHDIVIVPVPGACAAISALSVAGLPTDRFTFEGFLPSKSGARQKILAELADESRTMVFYDAPRRAIDTVADIVEVLGGDRHVVMARELTKTFETVYSDSAENLHQWLSEDPNQLKGEMVLMIAGKPKNTTGISPEITKALEILLEELPPKKACAVAAKIYGVKKNTLYDFALSLKR
- a CDS encoding DNA-binding response regulator produces the protein MIKVLVVEDQAMVRGAISALLSLEDNIDVVAEAEHGQQAKKILAAEPVDIVLTDIEMPEMTGIELAEFIAQHHPNIKTVIMTTFSKVGYIKRAMQAGVKGFILKEAPSDELIHTVNQVFNGRKVIDPELAISALDDADPLNDKERKALRLASEGLKTGEIAAKLFLSEGTVRNYLSECIAKLNASNRVDAARIAKQKGWL